In the genome of Bradyrhizobium sp. CIAT3101, one region contains:
- a CDS encoding helix-turn-helix domain-containing protein yields the protein MGQFLLVDSKKLDGFEGLQQAVHGSHVDVMQLGRGRLRGTLSHIGIGDFSLSIGTFNVGMRTQRVSSDDKLIIGMLLAAEDRVAHWSFDMQLNDVLVIPPLLEHDGVFHGGSAYAAMRLDLNEVASLFGGETRLSDPDTWRSRGHFRADLETGAIASRRLVRIMSHLGTNKLGLTPSTADFWKRSIVECMAANVMSSLPPDDGGWLPSARRLIRRVEDYLDEAGSRPVHVSEICAALTVSRRTLHRAFQEVFGLGPVSFLRHKRLCAVHSILHQSAPGSTTVAAVAMEQGFYELGRFAQYYLAMFGERPSQTLGGAALHTVGERVARA from the coding sequence ATGGGGCAATTTCTTCTGGTTGATTCGAAAAAGCTGGACGGTTTCGAAGGACTTCAGCAGGCCGTCCACGGTTCGCATGTCGATGTGATGCAACTCGGCCGCGGGCGATTACGCGGAACGTTGTCCCATATCGGCATCGGCGATTTCTCGCTCAGCATCGGAACGTTCAATGTAGGTATGCGCACACAGCGTGTCTCCAGCGACGACAAGCTGATCATCGGAATGCTGCTGGCGGCCGAAGACCGCGTCGCGCACTGGTCGTTCGACATGCAGCTCAATGACGTGCTTGTGATCCCGCCGTTGCTCGAGCATGACGGGGTCTTTCACGGCGGGTCCGCTTATGCCGCGATGCGCCTCGACCTCAACGAAGTCGCATCCTTGTTCGGCGGCGAGACGAGGCTGAGCGATCCCGACACCTGGCGCAGCCGTGGCCATTTCCGGGCGGACCTCGAGACTGGCGCGATCGCATCGCGCCGCCTGGTTCGGATCATGTCGCATCTGGGCACCAACAAGCTTGGCCTGACGCCGTCGACGGCGGATTTCTGGAAGCGATCGATCGTCGAATGCATGGCGGCCAACGTCATGTCGTCGCTGCCGCCCGACGACGGCGGCTGGTTGCCTTCGGCGCGACGGCTGATCCGCAGGGTTGAGGACTACCTCGATGAGGCCGGCTCCCGCCCGGTGCATGTGTCGGAGATCTGTGCGGCGCTAACCGTGTCGCGCCGCACCTTGCACCGCGCCTTCCAGGAGGTGTTCGGTCTCGGTCCGGTCAGCTTCCTTCGGCACAAGCGTCTCTGCGCCGTTCACTCGATCCTGCACCAGAGCGCGCCCGGCTCGACCACCGTAGCGGCCGTCGCGATGGAGCAAGGCTTTTACGAGCTCGGCCGGTTCGCGCAATATTACCTTGCGATGTTCGGCGAGCGCCCGTCGCAGACGCTCGGAGGTGCAGCATTGCACACGGTCGGAGAGCGCGTCGCCAGGGCCTAG